One Gammaproteobacteria bacterium genomic region harbors:
- the hppD gene encoding 4-hydroxyphenylpyruvate dioxygenase, which translates to MPEIRENPTGIHGFEFVEFAAPDPAQLIDLFSRLGFTRVARHHQRPITLWRQNAVNFLINEDPDSFAAEFAAVHGPCACGFAVRFADPVKAQGIALERGGREFTTRPETLALQAPVIEGIGGAALYFVPDDDAQIYSGEFVEFPQVDQQPRGLGLSFIDHLTHNVYQGNMDKWADFYENLFNFEEIRYFDIKGVKTGLQSRAMTAPDGKVRIPINESADDKSQIAEYLEEYKGEGIQHIALFTNNIYETVERLRENGIEFLDVPDTYYEIVPERIPEHGEDLQRMHRNYILIDADQKDKKQMLLQIFTQTCIGPIFFEIIQRKGNEGFGEGNFQALFDSIERDQQKRGVL; encoded by the coding sequence ATGCCTGAAATTCGTGAAAATCCCACCGGCATTCACGGGTTCGAATTTGTCGAATTTGCCGCCCCCGACCCGGCGCAGCTGATCGACCTGTTCAGCCGGCTGGGCTTTACCCGTGTTGCCCGTCATCACCAGCGACCGATCACCCTGTGGCGACAGAATGCGGTCAACTTTCTGATCAACGAGGACCCGGACAGTTTCGCGGCTGAATTCGCTGCCGTGCACGGCCCATGTGCCTGCGGCTTTGCAGTGCGTTTTGCCGATCCTGTCAAAGCCCAGGGTATCGCACTCGAGCGTGGCGGCAGGGAATTCACCACACGGCCCGAGACACTGGCGCTGCAGGCGCCGGTAATTGAGGGGATTGGCGGTGCAGCCCTGTATTTTGTCCCGGATGACGACGCGCAGATCTATTCCGGGGAGTTTGTCGAGTTTCCACAGGTTGACCAGCAGCCGCGCGGGCTCGGGCTCTCATTCATCGACCATCTGACTCACAACGTGTACCAGGGCAACATGGACAAGTGGGCAGACTTTTACGAAAACCTGTTCAACTTTGAAGAGATTCGCTACTTCGACATCAAGGGTGTCAAGACCGGGCTGCAATCGCGCGCCATGACGGCCCCGGATGGCAAGGTGCGTATCCCGATCAACGAATCGGCTGATGACAAATCACAGATTGCCGAGTATCTCGAGGAGTACAAGGGTGAGGGCATCCAGCATATCGCGCTGTTTACCAACAACATCTACGAAACAGTGGAGCGCCTGCGGGAGAACGGAATCGAATTTCTTGACGTGCCTGACACCTATTACGAGATAGTCCCCGAGCGTATCCCTGAGCACGGCGAAGACCTGCAGCGCATGCATCGCAACTACATCCTCATAGATGCAGACCAGAAAGATAAAAAACAAATGCTGCTGCAGATATTCACCCAGACCTGCATCGGTCCGATCTTTTTCGAGATCATCCAGCGCAAGGGCAACGAGGGTTTCGGTGAGGGCAACTTCCAGGCGTTGTTCGACTCGATCGAACGCGACCAGCAAAAGCGTGGTGTGCTCTAG
- the maiA gene encoding maleylacetoacetate isomerase, with protein MSLRLYTYWRSSSSYRVRIALNLKGLEYEQVPVHLARGEQHGVYRQLNPQGMVPALAHDGMLLIQSLAIIDYLEHAFPQPALLPEDAADRARVIALAQIVVAETQPLNNFGVLKYLAGEVGISEEQRQGWYEHWVARGFAAFEALLADPRSGEFCHGDKPTLADICLVPQVYNARRFNCDLEPYPGIRRIEERCLQLPAFDDAVPERQPDCDQ; from the coding sequence ATGTCTTTGCGACTCTATACGTACTGGCGCAGCAGCTCGTCCTATCGTGTGCGCATTGCGCTCAACCTGAAAGGGCTGGAGTACGAGCAGGTGCCAGTGCACCTGGCCCGCGGCGAGCAGCATGGTGTTTACCGGCAGCTCAATCCGCAGGGAATGGTGCCGGCGCTTGCGCATGACGGCATGCTGCTGATCCAGTCGCTGGCCATAATCGACTACCTCGAGCACGCATTTCCGCAGCCAGCGTTGTTACCGGAGGATGCGGCTGACCGTGCACGCGTTATTGCGCTGGCGCAGATAGTGGTGGCCGAGACTCAGCCGCTGAACAATTTTGGCGTGCTCAAATACCTGGCCGGTGAAGTCGGGATAAGCGAGGAACAGCGCCAGGGCTGGTATGAACACTGGGTGGCGCGCGGCTTTGCGGCCTTTGAGGCGTTGCTGGCCGATCCACGCAGCGGCGAATTCTGCCATGGTGACAAGCCGACGCTTGCGGACATTTGCCTGGTGCCACAGGTCTATAACGCGCGTCGTTTTAACTGCGACCTGGAGCCCTACCCGGGCATCCGCCGGATTGAGGAAAGATGCCTGCAGCTGCCGGCGTTCGATGACGCGGTCCCCGAACGGCAACCTGACTGCGACCAGTGA
- a CDS encoding DUF4870 domain-containing protein — MKHGYREIAVSEISKDERTWAMLTHLSALTAFFTGGFGAIIGPLVVWLIKKDEMPFVDDQGKEALNFQITMLIATIVSAVLVLVLIGFLMLVVVGIFDLVMVIIAAVKANDGEQFRYPLTIRFLK, encoded by the coding sequence ATGAAACACGGCTACCGGGAGATCGCTGTGAGCGAAATCAGCAAAGACGAGCGCACCTGGGCCATGCTCACACACCTGAGCGCGCTAACTGCCTTTTTTACCGGCGGTTTTGGCGCGATTATCGGCCCGCTGGTGGTCTGGCTGATCAAAAAAGACGAAATGCCGTTTGTCGACGATCAGGGCAAAGAGGCGCTCAATTTCCAGATCACCATGCTGATTGCCACAATCGTTTCGGCGGTCCTGGTGCTGGTGCTGATAGGTTTCCTGATGCTGGTGGTGGTGGGAATTTTCGACCTGGTGATGGTGATTATCGCCGCGGTGAAGGCAAATGACGGGGAGCAGTTCCGCTACCCGCTCACCATCCGGTTCCTGAAATAG
- a CDS encoding carbohydrate binding family 9 domain-containing protein: MTLARLPGLLLIALLVAVSAHAEPSCNVPDHMPEDADGLRSIPRLPDGIRVDGVIDESAWNGALLMELDVETRPGENIRPPVRTEVLLGETGSDLLLAFRAYDPEPEKIRAYLRDRDSAWKDDMVGVVVDTFNDERFAFEFFANPYGVQMDLTNDDVNRDEDDSWDAIWDSAGRITDEGFEVEMSIPLQQLRFPKTAQLQTWGIDVLRFYPRSQRHRISNNPQDRGRHCYLCQLEKVRGFACAQPGRNLVLAPTLTVNRSDTRAEPSEQLIAGDADFEPGLDIRWGITPDLTLAATLNPDFSQVEADVAQLSVNEQFELFFPEKRPFFLDGADFFNTRIDAVFTRTIADPDAGAKLVGKLGKHNFGVFGARDTKTNLLFPAAEGSDTATLDRGNNALVARYRRDLGDNSTIGALLTARDGSGYSNYVGGIDGRFRFTESDSLSFQYLASDTEYPEQVARDYDQRRSASDKAVSIGYDHVSRNWRQYTRYRDYGENFRADLGFEPKVGFSQWILGGRRYFYPGERWSTVEIGGDWDIAYTADGQVLEREIEGSIEVEGPLQSFLETGLGQRDRLFDGRQYDENFAFFYGEFVPFAGKELGLLVRTGESIDFSNSRLADNLFVRPYLNLNLGKHLQLRLRHAFQALDMLDSGANIFTANLSDARLTWQFDVRSFVRLVVQHQDIERDPSLYLEETEGRSRSLSTQLLYSYKVNPQTVLFLGYSDAAEDGDLLTGFTAINKTWFAKIGYAWLP; encoded by the coding sequence ATGACATTGGCTCGCTTACCTGGCCTGCTGCTGATCGCCCTCCTCGTAGCGGTCAGCGCTCATGCGGAGCCGTCCTGCAACGTGCCGGATCATATGCCGGAGGACGCGGACGGTTTGCGCAGTATTCCCCGGCTGCCTGACGGCATCAGGGTGGATGGCGTCATCGACGAGAGCGCCTGGAACGGTGCCCTGCTGATGGAACTCGACGTGGAAACCCGTCCCGGCGAAAATATCAGGCCGCCGGTACGCACCGAAGTCCTGTTGGGCGAGACCGGTTCCGACCTGCTGTTGGCCTTTCGCGCCTACGACCCCGAGCCGGAAAAGATACGCGCCTATTTGCGCGACCGCGACAGCGCCTGGAAAGATGACATGGTCGGCGTGGTTGTCGACACCTTCAATGATGAGCGCTTTGCATTCGAATTCTTCGCCAACCCTTATGGCGTTCAGATGGACCTGACGAATGATGACGTCAATCGCGACGAGGATGACTCGTGGGATGCTATCTGGGATTCTGCCGGTCGCATAACCGACGAAGGATTTGAAGTGGAAATGTCGATTCCGCTGCAACAGCTGCGGTTTCCGAAGACGGCACAACTCCAGACCTGGGGGATTGATGTCCTGCGCTTTTATCCGCGCTCGCAGCGTCATCGCATATCCAACAACCCGCAGGATCGTGGGCGCCACTGTTACCTGTGTCAGCTGGAAAAGGTTCGTGGTTTCGCGTGCGCCCAACCCGGCCGAAACCTGGTTCTCGCCCCGACGCTTACCGTCAACCGGTCTGACACACGCGCCGAACCTTCCGAGCAACTGATTGCGGGGGATGCGGATTTCGAACCCGGCCTGGATATTCGCTGGGGCATTACGCCCGATCTGACGCTTGCCGCCACGCTTAACCCGGATTTTTCCCAGGTCGAAGCCGATGTCGCCCAGCTATCCGTGAATGAGCAGTTTGAGCTTTTCTTTCCGGAAAAACGCCCATTTTTTCTTGATGGTGCGGATTTTTTCAACACCCGTATCGATGCCGTGTTCACGCGTACCATCGCCGATCCCGACGCCGGTGCGAAGCTTGTAGGCAAACTGGGCAAACACAATTTTGGCGTGTTTGGCGCGCGGGACACCAAGACGAACCTCCTGTTTCCCGCGGCCGAAGGCTCAGACACCGCAACCCTGGACCGGGGTAACAACGCATTGGTCGCCCGCTATCGCCGCGACCTGGGTGACAACTCGACCATCGGCGCCTTGCTCACCGCGCGTGATGGCAGCGGCTATTCCAATTATGTCGGCGGCATCGACGGCAGATTTCGTTTCACCGAAAGCGATTCTCTGTCCTTCCAGTACCTGGCTTCAGATACCGAATACCCGGAGCAGGTGGCACGAGACTATGACCAGCGCCGGTCGGCAAGCGACAAGGCAGTGAGCATCGGCTATGACCATGTCTCACGAAACTGGCGCCAGTACACTCGTTACCGCGACTATGGTGAAAATTTCCGCGCCGACCTCGGTTTTGAGCCGAAGGTTGGATTCAGCCAGTGGATTCTTGGCGGACGACGCTATTTCTATCCGGGCGAACGCTGGTCGACGGTAGAGATCGGCGGCGACTGGGATATCGCCTACACCGCAGACGGCCAGGTGCTGGAACGCGAAATCGAAGGCAGCATCGAAGTAGAAGGCCCACTGCAATCGTTCCTGGAAACCGGCCTCGGCCAGCGCGACCGTCTGTTCGATGGCCGCCAGTACGATGAAAATTTCGCCTTCTTCTATGGCGAATTTGTACCCTTCGCAGGCAAGGAACTCGGCCTGCTTGTGCGCACCGGGGAGTCCATCGATTTTTCAAACAGCCGGCTGGCCGACAACCTGTTCGTGCGCCCATACCTCAACCTGAATCTCGGCAAGCACCTGCAGCTCAGGCTGCGTCACGCTTTCCAGGCGCTGGATATGCTCGACAGCGGCGCCAACATATTCACCGCAAACCTGAGCGATGCCCGACTCACCTGGCAGTTCGATGTCCGCAGCTTTGTCCGCCTGGTGGTGCAGCATCAGGATATAGAACGCGACCCTTCCCTTTACCTGGAGGAAACAGAGGGACGCTCACGATCGCTTTCCACGCAGCTGCTGTACTCCTACAAGGTCAACCCGCAAACCGTGCTGTTTTTGGGCTACTCTGATGCAGCCGAAGACGGCGACTTGCTCACCGGTTTCACCGCAATCAACAAGACCTGGTTCGCGAAAATCGGTTATGCCTGGCTGCCCTGA
- a CDS encoding cell division protein ZapE, whose translation MRGIGLVARYQRDLDERHFTEDSGQLGAIATLDELGARLAQHQPTSLLENIRRRLSGPAAPERGLYLWGGVGRGKTYLMDLFYELLPFAAKRRSHFHRFMQDIHAQLGALGETRDPLPQIAAGIAAKTRILCFDEFYVADIGDAMILGNLLAALFDNGVTLVATSNVAPHDLYHDGLQRQRFMPAIELLQKHTQVMEIGDGADYRLRVLQSAEIYHSPLDRQAAANLQHYMTALAPDQPRTEAVIEINGRDIATRQRADGVAWFDFDAICTAPRSAADYLEIARLFHTVLLSDIPILDESRDDDMRRFIGLVDVFYDHRVKLILSAAAPPDQLYVGERLAFECRRTRSRLTEMQTTDYLALPHLP comes from the coding sequence ATGCGTGGTATCGGGCTGGTCGCGCGCTACCAGCGTGATCTCGATGAACGGCACTTCACCGAAGATAGCGGGCAGCTGGGCGCGATCGCCACACTGGATGAGCTCGGTGCGCGGCTGGCGCAGCATCAGCCGACCAGCTTGCTGGAAAATATCCGGCGCCGCCTGTCCGGCCCGGCAGCCCCGGAAAGGGGCCTTTACCTGTGGGGCGGTGTCGGGCGCGGCAAGACCTACCTGATGGACCTCTTCTACGAGTTATTGCCGTTCGCGGCGAAACGCCGCAGCCACTTTCACCGTTTCATGCAGGACATACATGCGCAACTCGGCGCACTGGGCGAGACCCGCGATCCGCTGCCGCAAATTGCCGCGGGCATCGCAGCGAAAACCCGTATTCTTTGTTTTGACGAGTTCTATGTTGCCGACATAGGCGATGCGATGATCCTGGGCAATCTGCTGGCAGCCCTGTTTGACAACGGCGTCACGCTGGTTGCCACTTCAAACGTCGCCCCGCATGACCTCTACCATGACGGGCTGCAGCGGCAGCGCTTTATGCCCGCAATCGAGCTACTGCAAAAACATACCCAGGTGATGGAAATCGGCGATGGCGCCGACTACCGGCTGCGTGTGCTGCAGTCTGCCGAGATTTACCATTCTCCTCTGGACCGGCAGGCAGCAGCCAACCTGCAGCATTACATGACAGCCCTCGCGCCGGACCAGCCGCGAACCGAAGCCGTGATCGAAATAAACGGGCGCGACATCGCGACCCGGCAACGTGCTGACGGCGTGGCATGGTTCGACTTCGACGCAATTTGCACGGCGCCACGCAGCGCAGCCGATTACCTCGAAATAGCTCGCCTGTTCCATACCGTGCTGCTGTCGGACATCCCGATACTCGACGAGAGCCGCGACGACGACATGCGCCGTTTTATCGGGCTGGTAGATGTCTTTTACGACCACCGGGTCAAGCTGATACTCTCTGCTGCAGCGCCGCCGGATCAGTTGTATGTCGGCGAGCGGCTGGCATTTGAATGCCGCCGTACACGCAGCAGGCTGACCGAGATGCAGACTACGGACTATCTGGCACTGCCGCATCTGCCGTAA
- a CDS encoding acetoacetate--CoA ligase produces the protein MAAPVYTPTAQRAAASRMADFATQLSRACGEDLSQYGDLWQWSVGNPTEFWPALWRYCDVRSSRKWQQVLQHPQRMPGARWFTGARLNFAENLLQHRGPQPAIIFRDESGNRRELSRDELWQQAASVAAGLRAAGVREGDRVAAYMPNIPETVVVMLAASSIGATFSSCSPDFGVNGVLDRFGQIAPKVLFSVDGYRYNGKRISLLPRLAELLSALPAVEQVVLVPFLDPDPDVSALPVTSLLADFVTPASDIDFAQLPFDHPLYIMYSSGTTGTPKCIVHGAGGTLLQHLKELVLHTDVTPADRVFYFTTCGWMMWNWLASTLAAGATVVLYDGSPFAPDPEVLWRMADEERISVFGTSAKYLAALEKAGVKPGTRFDLASLRCILSTGSPLTEESYDYVYADIKPDLQLSSISGGTDIISCFALGNPLLPVYRGELQCRGLGMAVDIYDETGAPLRGEKGELVCTKPFPSMPLGFWNDIDDDRYREAYFNRFDNTWCHGDYALLTEHDGLIIYGRSDAVLNPGGVRIGTAEIYRQVEQLDEVIESIAAGQDWHGDQRIILFVRLRDGVELDDELRQRIRSQIRNNTTPRHVPAKIIAVADIPRTISGKIVELAVRNVIHGRAVQNTDAMANPEALQYFRDLPALDED, from the coding sequence ATGGCGGCGCCCGTTTACACGCCAACTGCGCAACGGGCTGCGGCCTCGCGCATGGCAGATTTTGCTACGCAGCTGTCGCGTGCCTGCGGCGAGGACCTGTCGCAATACGGCGATCTGTGGCAGTGGTCTGTCGGTAACCCGACGGAATTCTGGCCGGCGCTGTGGCGCTACTGCGACGTCAGGTCTTCCCGTAAATGGCAGCAGGTTTTACAGCACCCGCAGCGCATGCCGGGTGCGCGCTGGTTTACCGGTGCGCGACTGAACTTTGCCGAGAACCTGTTACAGCATCGCGGTCCACAGCCGGCGATTATTTTCCGCGATGAAAGCGGCAACCGCCGCGAACTGTCACGCGATGAACTGTGGCAACAGGCAGCCAGCGTAGCCGCAGGCCTGCGCGCGGCCGGCGTCCGCGAAGGCGATCGCGTCGCTGCCTACATGCCAAATATCCCGGAGACGGTCGTCGTCATGCTGGCTGCCAGCAGCATTGGCGCAACGTTTTCCTCCTGCTCGCCTGACTTTGGCGTCAATGGCGTCCTTGACCGGTTTGGCCAGATCGCGCCAAAAGTGCTGTTTAGCGTCGACGGCTATCGCTACAACGGCAAGCGCATCAGCCTGTTGCCGCGGCTGGCCGAACTGCTGTCGGCACTTCCGGCAGTCGAACAGGTCGTACTGGTGCCGTTCCTCGATCCTGACCCGGATGTGTCCGCGCTGCCGGTGACTTCCCTGCTGGCCGATTTTGTCACTCCTGCCAGCGACATCGATTTTGCACAGCTGCCGTTCGATCATCCGCTGTACATCATGTATTCGTCCGGCACTACCGGTACGCCGAAGTGCATCGTGCACGGAGCGGGCGGTACTTTGCTGCAGCACCTCAAGGAACTGGTGCTGCATACCGACGTCACACCCGCCGACCGGGTGTTTTACTTCACCACCTGCGGCTGGATGATGTGGAACTGGCTGGCAAGCACCCTGGCAGCCGGAGCAACCGTGGTGCTTTACGACGGTTCACCATTTGCGCCCGACCCCGAGGTCCTCTGGCGCATGGCGGACGAAGAACGTATCAGCGTCTTTGGTACCAGCGCAAAATACCTTGCGGCGCTGGAAAAAGCTGGCGTAAAGCCGGGTACCAGATTCGATCTGGCGTCATTGCGCTGCATTCTATCGACAGGATCGCCGCTGACCGAAGAAAGCTACGATTACGTCTACGCGGACATCAAACCCGACCTGCAGCTGTCATCGATTTCCGGCGGCACCGACATTATTTCGTGTTTCGCACTGGGCAACCCGCTGCTGCCGGTGTATCGCGGCGAACTGCAGTGCCGCGGACTCGGTATGGCGGTCGACATTTACGACGAAACGGGTGCACCGTTGCGCGGGGAAAAAGGCGAACTGGTCTGCACAAAACCTTTCCCATCGATGCCGCTGGGCTTCTGGAACGACATCGATGATGATCGTTACCGCGAAGCGTACTTTAACCGTTTCGACAATACGTGGTGCCATGGCGACTATGCATTGCTGACCGAACACGACGGACTGATCATCTACGGTCGCTCTGATGCAGTTTTAAACCCCGGTGGCGTACGTATCGGCACGGCGGAAATCTATCGCCAGGTGGAACAGCTTGACGAGGTCATTGAATCCATTGCTGCAGGCCAGGACTGGCACGGTGACCAGCGCATTATCCTGTTTGTACGCCTGCGCGACGGCGTCGAGCTGGACGACGAACTCCGTCAGCGCATTCGCAGCCAGATTCGCAATAACACGACGCCACGGCATGTTCCGGCCAAAATTATTGCCGTGGCGGATATTCCACGCACGATCAGCGGCAAGATCGTCGAACTGGCAGTGCGCAACGTGATCCACGGACGAGCCGTGCAAAACACCGACGCAATGGCAAACCCGGAAGCTCTGCAGTACTTTCGTGACCTGCCCGCGCTGGACGAGGACTGA
- a CDS encoding electron transfer flavoprotein subunit alpha/FixB family protein, translating to MTKVLLIAEHDGKTLNPSTAKALTCAAAIGPTEIAVLGDGADAVASQAAALAGVQKVLQVSRAENASPLAAVLAPQIAALAGDFSHLLAPSTTFGKDVLPRAAALLGVPQVSDIMEVLGERKFRRPIYAGNVIVETEVPAGCLVVGTVRTASFKAADAGGNASVEAATTDADLPTHTRYIKLEAQASERPDLQSAARVVSGGRGVGSAENFEVIYKLADKLGAAVGASRAAVDAGYVPNDMQVGQTGKIIAPDLYFAIGISGAIQHLTGIKDAGTIVAINKDAEAAIFEVADIGLVGDLFSIVPELEQKLG from the coding sequence ATGACAAAGGTCCTGCTGATTGCCGAACATGACGGCAAAACACTCAATCCCTCAACTGCCAAGGCGCTGACCTGTGCCGCTGCGATCGGCCCGACCGAAATCGCGGTGTTGGGCGATGGCGCCGATGCGGTTGCCAGCCAGGCTGCTGCACTGGCCGGCGTGCAAAAGGTCCTGCAGGTCTCGCGCGCCGAGAACGCCAGCCCGCTGGCTGCAGTGCTGGCACCACAGATCGCCGCGCTGGCCGGTGACTTCAGTCACCTGCTGGCACCGTCGACCACTTTCGGCAAGGACGTATTGCCGCGCGCCGCGGCCCTGCTCGGTGTGCCGCAGGTCAGCGATATCATGGAAGTACTGGGCGAGCGAAAATTCAGGCGGCCGATTTACGCCGGCAACGTTATTGTTGAGACCGAGGTTCCGGCAGGTTGCCTGGTGGTCGGCACGGTACGCACGGCTTCTTTCAAGGCGGCAGATGCAGGTGGTAACGCCAGCGTCGAAGCCGCAACAACCGACGCCGACCTGCCCACGCATACCCGCTATATAAAGCTGGAAGCGCAGGCCAGCGAACGGCCCGACCTGCAGTCCGCGGCACGGGTGGTTTCCGGCGGGCGTGGGGTCGGCAGCGCCGAAAATTTCGAGGTCATTTACAAACTGGCGGACAAACTCGGCGCCGCGGTCGGCGCCTCGCGTGCCGCCGTTGACGCCGGCTATGTGCCAAACGATATGCAGGTTGGCCAGACCGGCAAGATCATTGCGCCGGACCTGTACTTTGCCATCGGTATCTCCGGCGCAATCCAGCACCTGACTGGCATCAAGGATGCCGGCACCATAGTGGCAATCAACAAGGATGCTGAGGCGGCAATATTCGAGGTTGCCGACATAGGCCTGGTCGGCGACCTGTTCTCTATCGTGCCGGAGCTGGAACAGAAGCTCGGCTGA
- a CDS encoding electron transfer flavoprotein subunit beta/FixA family protein produces MKILVCVKRVIDYNVRVQIDRDGNGVVTDGVKMSVNPFDEIAIEQALQLRESGAAEEVIAVSIGSQASQQQLRTALAMGADRAVLVETDDEIQPLTAARVFHQLAEKEQPGLILLGKQAIDDDSNQTGQMLAALWQRPQATFVSQLEISDGTATATREVDAGLETIAVELPAVVTTDLRLNEPRFVKMPDIMKAKRKPLETIPLADTGVELPPQLTMSNFTPPPQRQAGVRVESVDELIAALRDQGVL; encoded by the coding sequence ATGAAGATACTTGTTTGCGTGAAACGCGTAATTGATTACAACGTGCGCGTACAGATCGACCGTGATGGCAATGGCGTAGTAACCGACGGCGTCAAGATGTCGGTCAATCCCTTTGACGAAATCGCCATCGAGCAGGCGCTGCAGCTGCGCGAGAGTGGCGCTGCCGAAGAGGTAATTGCGGTAAGCATAGGCAGTCAGGCATCGCAGCAGCAGTTGCGCACCGCCCTGGCAATGGGTGCAGACCGCGCCGTGCTGGTCGAAACCGACGATGAAATTCAGCCTTTGACGGCTGCCCGCGTATTCCACCAGCTGGCAGAAAAGGAGCAACCCGGTTTAATCCTGCTTGGCAAGCAGGCAATCGATGACGATTCAAACCAGACCGGGCAGATGCTGGCGGCGCTGTGGCAACGACCCCAGGCAACCTTTGTCTCGCAGCTGGAAATCAGCGACGGGACGGCAACCGCAACCCGCGAGGTCGATGCCGGGCTCGAGACTATAGCCGTGGAGTTGCCTGCTGTAGTCACCACCGACCTGCGCCTGAACGAACCACGCTTCGTCAAGATGCCTGACATTATGAAGGCAAAGCGCAAACCGCTGGAGACGATTCCACTGGCGGACACGGGTGTAGAACTGCCGCCGCAGCTGACAATGTCAAACTTCACGCCACCGCCACAGCGCCAAGCCGGTGTCCGGGTCGAAAGCGTCGATGAACTTATCGCCGCGCTGCGCGACCAGGGAGTACTGTGA
- a CDS encoding electron transfer flavoprotein-ubiquinone oxidoreductase: MTERDVMEYDVVIVGAGPAGLACAIRLKQRNDALNVCILEKASEVGQHALSGAVVEPFALDELLPGWRDNPPEICVPASKDEFVMLTSKRALRFMNPPQMHNKGNFIMSLGGLCRRLAEHAETLGIDIFPGFAGAAVLFDDDNTVIGVRCGDMGVGQDGQPGPNFAPGVDIHARHTVLAEGCRGSLSKQLIDHYQLDAGKSPQTYGIGFKELWQLPPGRVTPGLIRHTIGWPLERSVYGGSFLYHLDNDRVYIGFVTGLDYQDPMFSPFEAFQQYKHHPSVRGLLEDGEILSAGTRSLVEGGYQSLPKLEMPGALLIGDAGGTLNVPKIKGVHMALGGGMLAADHLAAKDSAAGFDKAFRDSRWGQELRKVRNIRPGFNGGFWPGLMNAALETVTFGKLPWTLQNHADWSSLQKVGEAGSSDKAYVDRDLPPRDRLASVYYSAIAHDEDQPVHLKVRDTSICATTCAEEYANPCTRFCPAGVYEMVDDGSGGKQLQINAANCLHCKVCDIKDPYEIIDWVPPEGGSGPNYQNL, encoded by the coding sequence ATGACTGAAAGAGATGTAATGGAGTATGACGTCGTCATTGTCGGCGCCGGCCCGGCCGGGCTGGCCTGCGCAATACGACTAAAGCAGCGCAATGACGCGCTGAATGTCTGCATACTCGAGAAGGCCTCCGAAGTTGGACAGCATGCGCTTTCCGGTGCAGTGGTCGAACCGTTTGCACTGGATGAACTGCTACCCGGATGGCGCGACAATCCGCCGGAAATATGTGTACCGGCAAGCAAGGACGAGTTCGTGATGCTGACCAGCAAGCGTGCATTGCGCTTCATGAACCCGCCGCAGATGCATAACAAAGGCAACTTCATCATGTCGCTGGGCGGGCTGTGCCGGCGGCTGGCCGAACATGCCGAAACGCTTGGTATCGATATTTTTCCGGGCTTTGCCGGCGCCGCAGTGCTGTTTGACGACGACAACACCGTCATCGGCGTGCGCTGTGGCGATATGGGCGTCGGCCAGGACGGCCAGCCCGGGCCAAATTTTGCCCCCGGCGTTGACATCCATGCGCGCCATACGGTGCTGGCAGAAGGCTGCCGCGGGAGTCTGTCCAAACAGCTGATTGACCACTATCAGCTCGACGCCGGAAAATCGCCGCAAACCTACGGCATTGGTTTCAAGGAACTGTGGCAACTGCCTCCTGGCAGGGTAACGCCGGGCCTGATACGACACACCATCGGCTGGCCGCTGGAGCGCAGTGTCTATGGCGGCAGCTTCCTGTATCACCTGGACAACGACCGTGTTTACATCGGCTTTGTCACCGGGCTGGACTACCAGGACCCGATGTTCAGTCCGTTCGAGGCCTTCCAGCAATACAAGCACCACCCCTCTGTGCGCGGCCTGCTCGAGGACGGCGAGATCCTGTCGGCAGGTACGCGCTCACTGGTCGAAGGCGGTTACCAGTCATTGCCAAAGCTTGAAATGCCCGGCGCGCTGCTCATAGGCGATGCCGGCGGCACGCTCAACGTCCCGAAGATCAAGGGTGTACATATGGCGCTGGGCGGCGGCATGCTCGCGGCAGACCATCTTGCAGCAAAGGACTCGGCGGCAGGGTTCGACAAGGCCTTTCGCGACAGTCGCTGGGGCCAGGAATTGCGCAAAGTGCGCAACATTCGCCCGGGCTTCAACGGCGGGTTCTGGCCGGGCCTGATGAACGCGGCGCTGGAAACCGTCACCTTCGGCAAGCTGCCGTGGACGCTGCAGAATCATGCGGACTGGTCGAGCCTGCAGAAAGTCGGTGAGGCTGGCAGCAGCGATAAGGCGTATGTCGATCGGGACCTGCCGCCACGCGACCGGCTGGCTTCGGTCTACTACTCGGCCATTGCTCATGATGAGGACCAGCCGGTGCATCTGAAGGTGCGCGACACCTCGATCTGCGCCACGACCTGCGCCGAGGAATACGCCAACCCATGCACCCGCTTCTGCCCGGCCGGTGTCTACGAAATGGTCGACGATGGCAGCGGCGGCAAGCAGCTGCAGATCAATGCGGCCAACTGCCTGCATTGCAAAGTTTGCGACATCAAGGACCCCTACGAGATCATAGACTGGGTGCCGCCGGAGGGCGGCTCGGGGCCCAACTACCAGAACCTGTAG